From the Planctomycetaceae bacterium genome, the window ACCTGCCGTCGAGGATGAAGATCATGCCCCCGCCGCTGACTGCTTCGTAGCGATGTAGTGAAGACTTTCAGGGCGCTGCCCTTGATAATAAAGCACTTACGTCGCCAACTGCGGAAGTTGGGTTAGCTGCCGCTTTTAGAGTTGTTCGGTTGAGCGTGTGTACCGCTTGCCGAAAAACTTCCAAAGCGGCAGCTAAGGCTGCCGCACTCCATATCACGCGCCGGCACGCGGTGCGGCTGTGCAGGTCATGATCTGGTAGTGCAGATATGCCGTGAAGCCCTGCGGCGCGGGCTCGAAAACGCCCACGATGCGCCCGAACTTGCCGGATAGCTCGCGGCCGATCATCTCGACATCGGCGGCTGAGAGCTGGTATCGCCGGGCCAGGTCGGCCGAGGTCAGCGGCAGCGGCGGGGCGGGCTGAATGTCGATCATCGACCAGCCGCATTGCTGCAGGGCGGCTTGCAGTTCCTCCAGCGTGGGATACCACTTCTCCGTTCGCATGAGCCGGTAAAGATCGTTCAGGCAACCGGCGTCGCGGGCCTCGGTAAAGCATGCCGTCTGCTGTACGAGAACCTCGCCGCTGCGCATCTGCGACCGCAGGTGCGCCAGGAAAGGCTCCAGGCCGTCGCGTCCGAAGTAATGCAGCAGCGACCGCATCACGAGCATCAGCCCGCCCGGGTGGGTCACTTCAGTGACTTCGGAATCCCTGACCCCGTAAAGTTCTTCGCGCGTCACGCCGGCGGCCGAGCGGTTGAGCTGGACAATGCGGCGATCTCGCGATTGTTCGAGCTGCCGCGGCGAGAGGTCGACGTTCACCATCGCGGTGCCATCGAGCGAACCCTGCGCCGCTAGCCGCTCGAGCAGAAAGCCCGTGCCGCCGCCGAGGTCGGCCAGCACGGCGGGGGGGTGTTGCGCTGCGGCCCGGGAGATCGCCGCCACCAGCGGCGCGACGACGGCGGCGTCGGCAAAATAGCCGCCGTGCATCGAGTGCCACCGCCGGCCCTGGATGGCTGCCTCACGCTGAATGTGATCGTTGTCGTTGCCCACGGACCGGCGATTCTACCCTCCCGCAGCAGGTGCCGCGAGGGCG encodes:
- a CDS encoding class I SAM-dependent methyltransferase, with the protein product MGNDNDHIQREAAIQGRRWHSMHGGYFADAAVVAPLVAAISRAAAQHPPAVLADLGGGTGFLLERLAAQGSLDGTAMVNVDLSPRQLEQSRDRRIVQLNRSAAGVTREELYGVRDSEVTEVTHPGGLMLVMRSLLHYFGRDGLEPFLAHLRSQMRSGEVLVQQTACFTEARDAGCLNDLYRLMRTEKWYPTLEELQAALQQCGWSMIDIQPAPPLPLTSADLARRYQLSAADVEMIGRELSGKFGRIVGVFEPAPQGFTAYLHYQIMTCTAAPRAGA